Part of the Mauremys mutica isolate MM-2020 ecotype Southern chromosome 1, ASM2049712v1, whole genome shotgun sequence genome is shown below.
CTTTATTCTTCCCGAAGACAGGCGGCCACAGACCGGCTCATTTATTTCACAGAGCAAGACACTTTTTAAAGAGGattttaaaacttttgaaaaatgaCCTCTATGTTTTGTTTCCTCACTGCTACCTCAGAAGCAAGAAAAGCGTGTGTGGGGAGGAAGCCTACCTGTTCAAGCATTGCAATAGAGTCTTGCAGCACTCCCTTCACCTGCTGAACCTGTTCCTTGTCATGCTGAGGGATATCCTCTCTGGACACCATGTCAGGGGCTAAGCTGAAAAGGGAACATGATGAGAAAAATCAATACCATGGAATAAGTATCTGTACATCCATACCCAGCAAGCACTGATCTCTACCTGCACTCATTAGCACGTTTCAAGCCAGGACCGCATTAAGACTGTGTACAGTTACATTTGAAACTATGTTACCACTTTCTTAGAGATGTTGCCTTAGTGCATTTGTATACACCGGACACTAAGAGGGAACATGCATGTAATTAAACTGAATTCCTCAGGCTTCTAAACAGGAGCAAATTCCTCCCTCTGAAGGAAAGTTGAAGTGATCTAGTTCTTCTGCCAATCTTATATTGCAAAGGTCTGTCCTAGCACAAAATTAGAAGGATTGTCATTCTCTGTCCCTGCTAAAGATTAGGTTAGAGTTTGAAACTGTCTGTCAATGCTATGTCCAACAGAGGTGAAGCAAGACAGGTGTCAAggtctgcattaaaaaaaaatgaaagagggGTAGCCAAAGGCATCATAAAGTCATGAACATACCGGCCCTCCCAATAAAATCCTTTAAATACAGATACCAGTTCCCAAATTGTCTCCTCCAAGTCAGATACACAAACCTGGTTCTTGAGAATATCACATCCGTTTGCAAACATTGTAATGCATTTAACTGGATAACATGTGAACAGTGTTTGAAGATGTAAAGCACAGCAGAACTGCTAAGTGTTCAATTACATCACACTCCAAAACTGGTCACTTCATCCTTTTAAAAAGTGAGCAGGACATGAACCTTGAGACATTTGTACCTTGCAGGGATCAGCAGAAAGGAGGAGGCTGTAATTCTGTGTAGATCTCCATGAGACAAGATGGAGAAATACGGCAGAGTAGACTGTGCAGAAAGGGGCAGGCTAATCCTAAAATGTCTTGGAGAGGGAGAAAAGCCAGTGGTGCAATGTGAAGCCATTTGCTGGACAGCAGTGTCAACTGTAAAATGGCTACAGGTCACAAAAGTATTTAAAGATTTGCCTCCTGAAATTTGCTGGTTATGAGTCCAGTCCAAGTTATCAGGTTCTTATATCTGGATGAAGACGAGGAAGAATTCAGTCAGAAATTCACTCACTTTAAAGACTTCTCATCCTGAAGGTGGACCCGGTAAAATGACTGAGCTGCACGCTCTATCTTTGATAGTTTAAGGAAGAGAGTCACATTCAGCAAAACCAAGAGCAGCAAACTGTATAAAGAAAATCAGACTGGTTTAATCATTGCTATCATTTTGCTTCTGCAGCATTACTAGGGCCATGATGGCCAGAATGACAAATGTTCTATCCTCTCTGAACAAACCCTCAGGAAAGGAACTGAGAAAGCAACATGCGGGAATTTAAGGTAACAAGAGCATCTGAGTGGGATCTATTAGGCTGTGAAATAGTCTttcaaaggaagtggtggaagtCTCATCCTTTGACATATTTTAAACTAGACTGGATGAACACTAGAAAATGTAGCGTATGAACAATCAGgaactagcagcagcagcagactagTTCAACCACTCAGCTTTTTCATTCTACCTACCATGCAGTAATTGAGCTCCTCCCCTGGAGTCTTCCTCCCATTCCCCTGGATGCTGGGATGCAGCCAGGGTGACCACCCTGATCACTTgcccctaaagccagccctgattaggACCCCGCTGTGCTAGTGCCATGTAAACACAAAGAAAGAGAGTCAGGGCAGCCCGGGGTGGggtggcaatttgccccaggcccggagccccgcgagccctggcccagcagcggtTCGGGtcttctgcggcatttcggcggcagggggcccttcagtgctgccaaaggtGCGGAGTGACTGAAAGGCCCCTCCGCCatcgaaatgctgccaaagacccagagtaaGTACCgtcgggtgagtacaagcactgcagctcccccactttgccccaggcgccctgaatcctctgggcggccctggagagagtccccttacAATCTAAGAATGATGAGCAACAAAGGATTTTACTCTGAAGACCACTAAAGACGACTCCACTAGTGGCCCACATACCACAGGCTTGAGAAGCACTGGACTGCATGAATAGTCTTTTCCTGCTTCCATATAGGTGTAGATAAGATTAGCTCTCAGACATCAGTCAAATTGTGGTTTAACATCAGTGAGTACTTACAAGATGCTCATTACCACAATGATGGCTGTGGTCTTTCTTGCAACATCCCTTTTCCTTCCTGTTGGGCATGGAAAAGATCAGGTTAGAAATGCTCAACATTAATTCTCCTAAATAGGAGTCTACAATGCACAAGCAAGTGGTGGATTGGATGGCAGCCCTAATTGACAGACACACGAGCTGTGTGCAGTTTGGGATGCCCATTTATGCACATAACAGAAACTATTTCTCTATCCATCCCAATGGAGGAATCAACTGGAGAATCAAGTTTATATGTCCATCTCTTCTGCCAATGCAAAGCAGTGCTGTGAAGTATGTTCCTGAGTTAGGCCTGTTCTACACTTAGAacttagattgacctagctatgttgctcaggggtgtgaaaaattcatgcCTCTCGGAAACATAGTTAAACTATACTAAACCTTGGTGCAGACACTGCTAGGTCGGCACAAGAAtttttccatcgacctagctactgcctcttgagtGGGTGGATTACTAGAACGACAGAAAACCCCCTCCTATAACTGTAGCAAGGGTCTactctacagcagcacagctgcagctctgctgtgtagatatagccttagaCACAGCAGCTCCCAGTGGGTACTCACTTCCACATGCCTACCTGATCACATTGCCAATCCTGCATACCAGTAACCATTCCAGTTTCTTTTCTTGTCTATCGTACCAAAAATCAACCTGGTTTCAGTAATTATCATCCTATAGAAAACACTTTAAATGCAACTGAGTGCAAAACCGCTCCCTGTTGGATACCTTTGCGAATCTGATATTGGCATAGGGCAGGACGAAGTGTACATTTCCTCTCAAACTGAAAGAATGTCACCCACCACCACCGCTTGGTTAACCTAGAATTGTGTAAGTTATCTGATCTCCTACAATAGTTCCTAACACTGAGATTTCCTGGCCTGGCAAAGGGACATACATTAAGGCTGCAACATGCACAGAGACAAAAGCACTCGTCTGGAAAACTGGAGCAGTGGTGGCAGATTAGGAATGTGGGAATTAACACAGTTACATATGCTACTAACCCAAGTTTACTCTGGTATTCTCAAGGGCTTTTTTCCTGGTTTGAAGTCTGTGTTCTCAGTTCAGTGGTTACAATTTAAGTTGTTTCATATAAGTCAGAGTTCTCTGGCACTCATTAGTGCACAAATGTTCCTCTTCTCTTTCAAAGTAGTTACTGTACGCCATGACTGATTACAAGTCAATCTGTCACGTCTAGTGGCAGAAGGGGCAACAGTGCTAGATCAGCTTTGGTGCCCCAGAAACGACTGAAGCAGCCAGGAGATTGAAAAAGACGTcagtttaattaaaaatacaaaacaacaaGAAGATTTAGGAAGATGAGTCCAGGGCACAACTGTAAAATTGTAACAGTTTCAAGGACTGCATTAGTGTAGTTAAAGTCCAAAAATTAAATGCTTTGGGATTTTGTGCAAGTTCTTAAAATCAGGTTGCATTGCTTTTCCTGTGCAAGCTTTGTGCTGGGTTTACAGTTACTTTGGAGCAGAATAGATTATAGATTGCACTTGAGTTCAGCAGATGTTTGTCACTGCAAAGAGGATCAGACATGCTCCAGATCCTGTATATCCAAGCTTTagtaatataaaataaacattaacTAATAATCCAGCTGTCTTTACCCAACTGGGTCTAACAAATACACATAGCGGCATCACATTTGTTCTGTCTTACTAATCAAACACCCTCTCCAACACACACGTTTGGACAAGCAGCTGAAATAGAAAAGATGCTACTATACCCACCTACTATGTTGCCCTGGGACTCCAATCCAATGTCCCCAGAAGAGTGCTGTGAAGAACGCTTAGGAAGCAGCTCTGCCACATTCCGGTGTAAATTCCGTCGTCGTCTTCTTAGGGCAATAAGTTTCCCAGGATCTTCTATAGATTGGTTTATTGCATATTCTTCCATTAGCAGATCTGATTCTACAGTTGAAAATAAGTATTTATTTTTCCCTTCGCTTTTCAAATGGAAAGTTCACATTATCTGGCTATGATAGAGACAATACTAGGCGAGGCATACAAATCAATAGAGGCTGTTGTCTTCTAGAAAATATATATGATACATCAGAGATTCCTTAAACTGTACCAGCGACTTGTACTAACATCATTACACTCAATACTTTACAGGTATGAAATATATACTTTTCCAGCACAGTACAGCTTAATGTATTTGCTCAGCACTGTTGCTTTCTCTCATAGCTACAACCAAGGAAGCACCTTGGTTTAAATGGGAAATCaaattaatggattttttttgtatCTTCACACCTTCTTGGGAGCTGACCACCATCCCCTGGACACAAGACTATTGATTCCTAAGAGGAAAATGTTTGTAGGAGCCCTTTGATAACATACTGGAAGCACAATACAGTGGCACCCCAGAGTTAAGCAGTATATTGACCTAGGGGATCCTCTGGCTTGAAGGAGACACAAAGAGAATCTCATACTTTGTACATTTATTTCTAGCAGATTCAGTTTCATGACCACTAAAATTTACCAGATCCATCCACAAAAAAGATTTCACCCTGTTACTACAAAAAGCAAATCCTCACCAAGTTGTTTGAAATTCTCCTCTATCCCACTCCAGGTGTTCTTCTCAATTAGAGACTTGATGAGGCCCCATGGCTGCTTTTTGTATTTCACATCTGTGGAAAGCCTGCAACAGCACAGAATGGAATGGTAAAGTGAGTGATAAATGATAAAGTTAGTGGCTGTCCATAATCCAAAACAGTCACTattatgcatccgacgaagtgggtattcacccacgaaagctcatgctccaaaacaactgttagtctataaggtgccacaggattctttgctgcttttacagatccagactaacacggctacccctctgatattataaATAGGCAAGGCATTGTCAGTTGGCAGCACTCACACTGAAAAGATAAGGATTAGACATGGGTAAAGAAAAACTATAAACTGCCTTTCAGCTAGAGCTCTGTGGGAATTTCCATTTCACAGGACATTCCacaatttcaaaatttgctttagtTCCCAATCGGAATGAAAAAGAATGTCTATATCCtacaaaataaattttgaaaaaaaaatctttttaggtAATTtgtaatgtttcatttcaactttgacttttttttatataatttaaaataaatttcaaaacaaaaaaagttaaaatgttcctttctgaaaatgtcaaaatggaatGGTTTTGACCTTATCAAAATCCTTTTTTCTCTCCCAACTGTTTTAAACAGACTTTTGTTGAAATTAACGTTTTCCCTTGGGAAGTTTCTGGTTTGATGAAACAGAATTTTCCAACAGAAGAAACTTTATCAGAaatttttctaccagctctaaTTATAGCTCAGTGTTACAAATGGTGTTACATGCTGTATTTGCTATCGTCCAACACCTACACTCTACATGCATTGCTTGTATATCCCTCTCCCTTGAGATGTTATGATGACCATATATCTGTATAAAAAGGACCAGGGGAGTCTCCCTTCAGAGCCAGTCAATGCTGCTTCATAGGTCAGgtttacactacagacctatatcaatATAATTGCATTGCTCAGGAGTGGGAAAAATCCACtcctctgagtgatgtagttatactgacctaaccgcTTGTATAGACAGCATATGTTgaagggagagcttctcccagacatagctactgcctctcagggtgGTGAATTAACTATGCTAACAGAAGAAGTTCTCCTGTTGGTGTactagtgtcttcactaaagtgGTGCAGTTGCGCTGCTGTAGTGCTGTACATGACGACAAGCCCTTACATCAGCTAGAAGGGTTGCTCAAGGCATTCGGTTTTCCCCAGGCACAGAGTTCACCCCTTTCCCTTCGTACTCACAGTGCCAGAGATCCCAGCCTAAAATCAAACAAAGGTTTCCCACCCAGCAGTGTTGAGCATTAACTGCTACTAGACCTATTCTCTTACACAGTGTGCTTCTGCTccaaaaagtgactgtaaaaatggtacTAGAAGGGTTCATGTTCATTATCGCTCAGTGATTTTCAcatcaaatgtgctcagtttaaaAGATGATTTTCATGACTCCCAAGTCTGCAAAGTCAGCTTGGGATCTGAGATTCAAGCTGGGTTCTCTTTCTCTTGAGCACCAGCACCACTAGTAGAGGTGGTGCAGGCCAAATTCCACTTTCACTTGGGTAATTTAATAGCTTCAAGTTATGCCTTTAGCAATGACAACTGTGCAGGAGTATGCACAGGTGTAATTTGTTGGTACTTGGTAAACCATTTCATGTAGAGTTCCCCAGGAGGAGTACAACCCAGCTCATTCTCTTAAAGTTATGTTGGCTGTGCAGGGCACAAGAGTAAAACCTTATTTTTGTCATTAAAAGCCACCAGAGCTGACTAATACTTGCAGGAAACACATACAATGAATAAGAAGGGGccatttttacatatttttcacAATGAAACCACACTTCAAGGGAAGAAATTTGTGCAAAGAAATTCAACTTTCCCATGCTGTAGGCACCTCTTTTAGTAAACATACCTCAGTGCATACAACATGGCTCTCCCACCCCACCTGCTGCACACCACTCTGGCTCACCGTAATCTGCATTTCTGATTGGATGTGCGGGTGATGGAGTATCTGTTCACAGTGTAGAAGTAATCATGGTACGGGACATCATGTGTCAGCACCTCTGCATCTACCCGATAAGACTGACCTTTCTGGCTCAGTTTATTCAGGATCTACCCGTAAAaaaacagaaggggaaaaaagacattttaaatacACAGTCTCAGTTCTCTTTCCTTCAGTCTTTGGGTTCATCATGCCAGCTAAACTACCACCTAAAAGCTACTGGCAGTAGGGAAAGAATCTGAAATAGTTTGAGAAAATGAGACAGGTGGAGAACTCATGGTGGTCACAGATGGGGGTCGGGGGTTGGCAACCACTGTCCTTCCCACATTGCCAAATGGGAGAAGGCTCCTAGTTAGCTCCCAGCAGGACAGGATGGTTTTGGTATGAAAGAGGaggagaaccactggtctagaactCTCAGCATGGGACTGGGgaccaggaactcctgagttctagtcctggctctgcctctaactcactgtgtgacctttgaATAGTCGTTTCACTTTACTGCGTCTTAGTTTCCTTGTCTATAAAATAAGGCTCACACTTACTCCTGCAAGGACTGTGGGGAAGAAGTGAGGTTTACGAACCTCTGTGAAGATGAAAGGCACTACGTAAGTATTTATTAAAGATGAGGAGGGCAGCTGGCCATCATCACAAAGGGCACATTTAACTGCTGAGCCACATTCAAACTCCTAAACTCTGCAGTGTGGTCATCACTGAAGCAGATACTGAGGTGAGGGTTTCTCTTATTTTGGCACACATTGTGAATGCACACAGTACCTGCTTTTCTGTTGCAGTTGTGTACTTCCCAATGAGCGGATTGTTAATCATTATAGTGTAGGTGAGGGTCCTCAACTGATTGCCACTGCCGTCCATATTCCAAGGGGTCGATACAGCATCTAGTCACAAAATGTATAATTATTAATGTCCAACAATTTACAGGGAGTGGTTTCAATCCTTAATTTGGTTGAAAGTGGTTTCACAGTGAACAGGTTAAAGGTCTGCTCCTCTCCTTCATGAGTTCCTGTACGTTTGCTATTTAACACACTGTAGAATCAGCTCATGTTACTCACTGAGGGATGCCAGAGAGCTTGATTCTTCTCCCTTGCCTTGCACACCTTGTGTCatcattcacagctgtgaaatgtCAGTGACTGCAAAACACCATCACTCTGATTAGAGACCATTTCACACCAACTCTGAATAGGTGTAAACAAGGACACAGAGGTGAGGAAATGGAGAATGAGGCCTGAGTGTTTAGAGGTCAGAATTCAGAAGTGTGTTGCAGGAGGAGAAGGGAATACCTCCACACACACGGTCTTGTCACTTTCTCCTTGTAACTCCCTTCTTGCTTTTGGACATAGGAGTTTTCCAGTGGAAAGGCCAGCCTGGAACCAATCCAGATGGTTGGTAATTTACAAGAATAGGGAAAAGTGAGAGAAGCACTGGCCAGTATTGGACTCTTATATCTGCTAAATGCTAGAAGAGCAGAATAGATCATGGGAAAAATTAAAGAAAGGCTCTAAATGAAAAGCTACACTGTGTTCCATCTGCCTAGGATGGAAGTTATAAGGTTCATTAGCATTAGTGAAAGAGATAGGTCTTGCTGATTTGCCTTAAAATCTGACACTGAACAAATATTACTCTCTTTTGGACTTTATCTTCTGTTTCTATGATCTCAATAAATAAAATTTACTTGCCCAGAAAATTAaagcctgtgagtgttatttaggAGGGTGTAATGATTTATTCTATGTGCAAATTGCATGGGCTTTACTATTACTTGAATATAacatgatttaaaacaaaacaaaacaaaaaaactattgAGCCAATACCCTAATCAATAAAGCAGAGACTTTAAAATCAATCACATATTAAATTATTTAATGTTGTAACATTAATGTGTAATGTGaaggttctactctgaaaagtgaatgCAAAGAGGGTATTGTTTCTGTGTTCATTGTCTCAATAACACCAGAACAAGTACattcattttataaataaaaattgtttttctgaCAGTCCTGCACACTCACCCTATCTAAAAGTCAAGCTCATTTCTTTCTGACTCTTGTAAAAGCATTATTATTTTACAGCACCAAAAATGCACTAGACAAAGTGCAGCACAGATAGAAAGATATAGTCCTTGCTCTGAAGAAATTAAGATTTCATATTATCTAGGACGTAATGAGTGGGGTTAAAACAATAAAGAGGGTGTGGGATGAGGACAGACAGGTTACAGCGATAAAATCCATGAGGTTAATCAATCTAATCTTGTACGCACCTTGGTAGTTCAGttacatttcttttcattttgaatAAGAAAGATTTTGTAAAAAAGATCCTGCCATTATTACTCCTGCCAACCTTATTACCTTCACATTCCTCCCTCAGTTCCGCTTGTGCTAGCTGTTGTCGTCAGTGAGGCAGTATAGATGTAACTGATTAGTCCTGTCACTGGGGCATAGCTAGCAATTCTGATGCTGATGTACTAGGTAGAATAGACTCCAGCTCATTGTCCTAGAGCTGGACTTGGCAAAAAGAACGTAAAAGTGTAAACACTTATTACCTCAGTCAGAGCTTTGAGTCTTAACACACACAGGGAGAAGGAAAGGGCCAGGTTTACGTAGTCATTTTCAAAGCAGAACCTTATCTTTAAAAGCAGGTTTAATTTCCCCTTTGTGGGCAGAATCTGTTGAGTTTTGGTTATTCATCTCTGACTACATTAACACTTCTCTCACCAAGAATGAGAATGTAATTTTTTCTAGCATAAATCTTTACATGAACTGAAAGGGGAAACTATATTACCTACTATATTCCTGGTGTTGAGAAATCTCTGCATGAAATGGGAATTGGTGAAAAGCATTTCAAACATCTTGTCTGCGCTGATATTGAAAACTCTGTTAATAAAGAGTCTCCCGTGCAGGTCATTCTCAGGGACAGTCTCCTTGGCTGATAAGGAAATGGAGAGGAACAGGTTAAGGAAATGGATGGGCCCCATCATCTgcccacagtaaaaaaaaaaaaaaaaaaaaaaaaaaaaagacattctaATGCTTGATCCTCTGTTGTGGCTCAACCAATAACCAAACATTAATCCACACTTCTCTTCCACTCCCACAAACCTAACAGCACAGTATTTACCATTATGAGACAGCCCAGAGCTGGTCTTTCAACCAGTCCAATCCACTGTACTTTCATCAGTGCTTTTCCAGGTAGAAAGCCTCCGTTGGTGACAATCAGCCCCATTCAATAGCATCACTTACTCCTTCAATAACATGGTCCCTGTCAGGTTAAAAAATCTCTCTTAAATGCATTACCAGCCCTCCAAGACCCATCTGAGGGGATTAGAATAGAAGGAATACT
Proteins encoded:
- the GRAMD1C gene encoding protein Aster-C isoform X2; this translates as MISSSTYKYRSEEFKRQFSHLPDLERLIVDYACALQKDILLQGRLYLSENWLCFHSNIFRWETTISIALKDITFMTKEKTARLIPNAIQIVTEGEKFFFTSFSARDRSYLSIFRLWQNALLDKRLTKQEFWQLVQQSYGSELGLNSEEMESFYSSSEDNGQSRSSICDDSGDRDEKLPKAIREIHEPIIQIVEAEPFHGNTLTGGSEQEESQNEKQNKRSPLLPSEKKPVKLERRRLLAQSLEPIENENLLEKSSASDSEEEAKETVPENDLHGRLFINRVFNISADKMFEMLFTNSHFMQRFLNTRNIVDAVSTPWNMDGSGNQLRTLTYTIMINNPLIGKYTTATEKQILNKLSQKGQSYRVDAEVLTHDVPYHDYFYTVNRYSITRTSNQKCRLRLSTDVKYKKQPWGLIKSLIEKNTWSGIEENFKQLESDLLMEEYAINQSIEDPGKLIALRRRRRNLHRNVAELLPKRSSQHSSGDIGLESQGNIVGRKRDVARKTTAIIVVMSIFLLLLVLLNVTLFLKLSKIERAAQSFYRVHLQDEKSLNLAPDMVSREDIPQHDKEQVQQVKGVLQDSIAMLEQLKSSLSMLQRSFDHLNKSKSDETES